The following coding sequences lie in one Amblyraja radiata isolate CabotCenter1 chromosome 20, sAmbRad1.1.pri, whole genome shotgun sequence genomic window:
- the LOC116984379 gene encoding P2Y purinoceptor 1-like, giving the protein MTVANAEVYLIPVAFLLVLVIGLSLNCLVLWLTFHHTRHWNRSTLFLCNLTLADTTWILTLPFLIHYHFVGLQWIFGSLVCRAVRCLYHACFYSSIYFVTCISLDRYLAIVHPARSLLLLNKRHSLYICSAIWVLATAFSIPTALMTFAIPCSSNQTVCTLYIFSYDPDQALPYSVIGTVTGFILPFTAICFCYWSCTKELKRHHLQCEQKKKKLFRLMYSVLIIFGLMYLPYHLARNACIMVRVLWTHQTWLAHNSDTGFLIEMAICSFNTCLNPFFYFVTNINAKNSLRKTLSSCCGATRQAVRLKVAAIHPV; this is encoded by the exons ATGACTGTCGCTAACGCGGAG GTCTACCTGATCCCGGTAGCCTTCCTGCTGGTGTTGGTGATCGGGCTGTCTCTCAACTGCCTGGTCCTGTGGCTCACCTTTCACCACACCCGGCACTGGAACCGAAGCACCTTGTTCCTCTGCAACCTGACTCTGGCCGACACCACCTGGATCCTCACCCTACCCTTCCTCATCCACTACCACTTTGTGGGGCTGCAGTGGATATTTGGCAGCCTGGTCTGCCGGGCGGTGAGGTGCCTCTACCACGCTTGCTTCTACTCCAGCATCTACTTTGTGACTTGCATCAGCCTGGACCGCTACCTGGCCATTGTCCACCCCGCTCGGTCCCTCCTGCTGCTGAACAAGCGTCACTCCCTGTACATCTGCTCCGCCATCTGGGTGCTGGCCACCGCATTCAGCATCCCAACCGCCCTGATGACATTCGCCATCCCCTGCTCCAGCAACCAAACGGTCTGCACCCTCTACATCTTCTCCTATGACCCAGACCAGGCGCTGCCCTACTCTGTCATCGGTACCGTGACTGGTTTCATCCTGCCCTTCACTGCCATCTGCTTCTGCTACTGGAGCTGCACCAAGGAGCTCAAGAGACACCACCTCCAATGcgagcagaagaagaagaagctcttcCGGTTGATGTACTCCGTCCTGATCATCTTCGGCCTCATGTACCTGCCTTACCACCTGGCGAGGAACGCGTGCATCATGGTGCGAGTTCTGTGGACCCACCAGACTTGGCTGGCCCACAACTCCGACACTGGCTTCTTGATAGAGATGGCCATCTGCAGCTTCAACACCTGCCTCAACCCATTCTTCTATTTCGTAACCAACATCAACGCCAAGAATTCTCTGAGAAAAACCCTCTCCAGTTGCTGCGGGGCGACCAGACAAGCGGTTCGGCTCAAAGTGGCAGCAATCCATCCAGTCTAG